In Desulfocurvibacter africanus subsp. africanus DSM 2603, one DNA window encodes the following:
- a CDS encoding IS5 family transposase has protein sequence NETRTLSRDLGFVPVVPPNPNRLEPWEYDKELYKKRNEIERLFRRLKGYRRIFTRYDKLDVMYLGFLTLALIVEALR, from the coding sequence AATGAAACAAGAACTCTGAGCCGAGATTTGGGTTTTGTTCCCGTGGTTCCTCCAAACCCCAATCGCTTGGAACCCTGGGAATATGACAAGGAGCTGTACAAAAAGCGCAATGAGATAGAGCGTCTATTCAGACGACTCAAAGGTTACAGGCGCATTTTTACCCGCTACGACAAGCTCGATGTCATGTACCTTGGCTTTCTCACCTTGGCACTAATTGTAGAGGCGCTCAGA